A region of the Stieleria neptunia genome:
AACGACGCATGAGTCCGGACGAATTTGAAGACGCGCAGCAGGTGTTTCTGAAAGCCGTTCAGTTGCCCAACGCAGAGCGAGAAGACTTCGTGCGACAGCACTGCCGGTCCGAACGAGTCCGCGACGAGGCACTCTCGCTGTTGAAATACCACGGCGACGAAACCCTGTTGCCAGACACCGCAACCTCGTTGGAGCGGAGGCCACGAAACCTTGACGACACCGTCCAGGTCGCGGGCGGCCCAGTCGCAGGCGGGCGCGTTCTTTCTTCGCCCGAGCCGGCGGACGAGCCGATTAAAAAGTCTCCGCAGGTCATCGGTCGGGTGGACGCCGAACGATCGTCGGCCCTGTCCGAACGATTCGCCCAGTCCACCAATCAGCTGCTCCGCAATCGCTTGATCGCCGCAACCTATGTCCTCAGCGGCATGCTGGTATTCGTCACGGTCATGGCCGCCGCACTGGGGGAATTGCATTGGGTGCGGCTGGGCGTCCGCGGCATCACGCTCTGTTCCCTTGGCGTCTGCTGCTGGTACTTGAAAACGCGGTTCGATTGTTCGCGACGAATGTTGCGCGGGCTTGAGCTGGTGATCATCGCGACGCCGCTGGTCGAATTGGCTTTGATCCAATGGTTCGAATCGACGGACATGCTGACCCAGGGCAACGCGATTCAGATCGAAGAGTTTCGCGCGATCGCCTTCACCGCCGCTTCGATCTACATCGCCGTTTACGGCATGTTTATTCCATCCAATTGGCGGCGGACGGCGGTCGTGACCGGCCTGATTGCGCTACTGCCCACGGCGATCTCCGTGATGCATCAAATCGTCTACACGTATCCGCCAGACGTCCAGTGGATGAACTTCCTGAATCCGACCCTGATTCTGGCCATGGCCTTTACCGCAACGGTCGGTTCGGGAATCGTGCATCGCGTTCGTCGCGAAGCGGAATCGGCAAAGTTCTACGGGCAATACCAGTTGATCGAAGAAATCGGTCACGGCGCAATGGGCGTCGTCTATCTCGGCAAACACCAGATGCTCAAGCGACCCGCTGCGATCAAGCTGATCCGCGGCGAAGCGGCGGGCAGCCCCGACGCGATCAATCAATTCGAAAAAGAGGTCCAGGCGACCGCCACGTTGTCTCACTGGAACACGGTTCAGATCTACGATTACGGCATCACCGAATCCAATGACTTTTTCTGTGTCATGGAATACCTAAAGGGGGTGACGCTGCAGCAGAGACTGAAACGGCACCAAACGCTTGATCTCAAATCGTCATTGGACATCGTGATTCAGCTGTGCAACGGATTGGAGGAGGCGCATCACAAGGGGTTGGTGCATCGAGATATCAAACCGGCCAATATTTTTCTGGCCGAAGTCGGGGGATTCCCCGATGTCGTCAAGTTGCTGGACTTTGGGCTCGTCGTCACCCGGGCGGAAACCGAGGGCGACCATGCAGCCGTCGTCGGGGGCACGCCCGCGTACATGTCACCCGAACAGATCCGGGGCGATTCCCTGGACGGCCGCAGTGACATCTATGCGATCGGATGCGTGTTGATGGAGTGCCTGACGGGCGATGCTCCCTTTCAAGCATTCCAGGTCTCGCAGTTGGTCGCCGACCACCTCTTTCGGACACCCGATCTCACACCATTGGCCCAAATTGATTTCGCCCTGCCAAAGTTGCTGGAAAAGTGTTTGGCAAAAAAAGCCGAAGATCGATTCGCCGACGTCGCCCAGTTGCGCGACGCCTGCCGTCAATGGGGCTAGGTACAATGGGACCGTCCAGTCTAGCAAAGACGCGAAACGCGACGAAGACGAGCGATCTCGTCGATGGAGTGTGATGCGGTCAGCAGAGCGTGGTACGACGTCCTTTCTAGGTCGTCGGACGGGGGACATCAATTGTATTACTGAGCGTTTGCGTTTCTAGCGAAATGCCACACCGCAGAGCGGTGCCACAACACAGCCCGGGGTCGCGGAGCG
Encoded here:
- a CDS encoding serine/threonine-protein kinase: MSPDEFEDAQQVFLKAVQLPNAEREDFVRQHCRSERVRDEALSLLKYHGDETLLPDTATSLERRPRNLDDTVQVAGGPVAGGRVLSSPEPADEPIKKSPQVIGRVDAERSSALSERFAQSTNQLLRNRLIAATYVLSGMLVFVTVMAAALGELHWVRLGVRGITLCSLGVCCWYLKTRFDCSRRMLRGLELVIIATPLVELALIQWFESTDMLTQGNAIQIEEFRAIAFTAASIYIAVYGMFIPSNWRRTAVVTGLIALLPTAISVMHQIVYTYPPDVQWMNFLNPTLILAMAFTATVGSGIVHRVRREAESAKFYGQYQLIEEIGHGAMGVVYLGKHQMLKRPAAIKLIRGEAAGSPDAINQFEKEVQATATLSHWNTVQIYDYGITESNDFFCVMEYLKGVTLQQRLKRHQTLDLKSSLDIVIQLCNGLEEAHHKGLVHRDIKPANIFLAEVGGFPDVVKLLDFGLVVTRAETEGDHAAVVGGTPAYMSPEQIRGDSLDGRSDIYAIGCVLMECLTGDAPFQAFQVSQLVADHLFRTPDLTPLAQIDFALPKLLEKCLAKKAEDRFADVAQLRDACRQWG